The nucleotide sequence CACTCTGAGTTAACTTATTGAAAAGCCTAGTGAAAAAATAGTTGACGACTCAGAAGATCGTGGCATAATACGCGCCACTTGAGACGGCAAGGTCATTATCTTTCTTCTCAATGTATGAAGTGGCTATGTAGCTCAGCTGGTTAGAGCACAGCATTCATAATGCTGGGGTCGGCAGTTCAAGTCTGCCCATAGCTACCACTTATTTTAAAAACCCGCTTAGTGAAAACTAAGCGGGTTTTTTTATACATAAAAATAACGTCAGACAATGTTCTCTTGTCACTGATTGCTAATAAGTTAAATTATAACGATCCTCAATAGAGTCGTGGCGGCCATTGAAATCTACATACCAGCAATGAACTCAAAGCTACAGCCATGTAAGATTCACTTACGGTTTTTAAATTAGGAAATTCTGTGTCGGGCTCAATGCGTATCACCATACTGATGCCAATCCTAAATCACATGCGTCAATCAGACACCACTGGTAGCCCATGGCATGGTCAGGTATTAACCACATTAGGTGTCAATGAAGAGCAGCTGCGCAATCCCAATATCAGGCTCCCGATAGAGAAAGTCGATCATTTACTTGAACTCGTCAAGAAAGCGACAAAGCAACCACAGCTGGGACTAATCGCTGGGCAAGGATTTGAGTTAAAGAACTATGGTCTGCTCGGTTTTATGCTGAGTTATTGCGATACCTTTGCCGAAGTGGCGGATCTGTCTACCCGTTATTATCGTTATTTATCCTCGGATAAAGCACCAGTCATTGAACAAAAAAATGGCCTGGTGATTGCCCGTCACCAGATCAGTCCGGGACAACCCGATGAAGAACGTACACGGGCTGAATTATTTGTCAGCGCTATTTTGCAAAGTGCGAGAATTTTATGCAGTCAGCCCATTCCATTACGGTCACTGAAATTTCAGTTTTCTGAACCAGTATACAGTGAGCTGTACAGCCAATATTTTCCGGACACACACGTCAGCTTTAACCACAGCCATACCGAA is from Bacterioplanoides sp. SCSIO 12839 and encodes:
- a CDS encoding AraC family transcriptional regulator; the encoded protein is MSGSMRITILMPILNHMRQSDTTGSPWHGQVLTTLGVNEEQLRNPNIRLPIEKVDHLLELVKKATKQPQLGLIAGQGFELKNYGLLGFMLSYCDTFAEVADLSTRYYRYLSSDKAPVIEQKNGLVIARHQISPGQPDEERTRAELFVSAILQSARILCSQPIPLRSLKFQFSEPVYSELYSQYFPDTHVSFNHSHTELIFDESCLEVRLDFPDQAMKSAIRQQLDDVIHKEQASGYIQQVSNILTQQDQGFAFNLTLNEVASLLNISGKTLSRRLQQEGTRFKQLHEQVRHQFAIKLLNDKQNKIDHIALELGYADRSSFDRSFSRREGISPAAFRTDIQTD